In Pseudomonas sp. ADAK2, the genomic window TTCAAAGGTGAAGACGAGCCGCGCGTTCTGGAACTCCTGCTTACCCAGGTCCGCACGCGGAACTCTACGCTTTGGGCGGAAGACCCCAAACAGCAGATCGCCTACCTAGTGACAAAAAAATGGGCGCGACTCTTCTGCCCTGACGTCATCCTCGGCGTCTATACCCCCGACGAATTCGAAGACTCGTACGGCGGCGAAATCGATATCACTCCTGCCAAGCAGGCTTCAAACACCGCGGCCACTGCTGGCGTGTCGTTCGGTCCGAAATCCCCATCTCCGGAAATCGACGGAGTATTTGCGGACCTTTTGGTCGTCGCGAAACAGCAGGACATCGAAGCCTATGCGACAGCCTGGGCAGGCCTCAAGCCTAAACAGCGTGCAGCCATCGGCCTGGAATGCCACGAAGCGCTGAAGAACATGGCGGCTACCGTTGATGCCGACTTTACCGACATGAATGGCACCCACGACGGCCTGACTCAGGCCGGGGAAGCGGCATAGTGAGAACGGAACTTCAGGGCACTGAAAAGTGGAATGCAGACCGGTCTGGCCGAGTGACCGCCAGCCGGTTTAAAGACGTGCTGGCCTGGGGTAAGCCCGACAAAAATGGCAAGCGCGAGCCGATGCAAGCGCGTACCTCCTACATGCGCGAACTGTGCTTCGAGCGACTGGCAAAGAAGTCGAAACACAACGTCAGCAGTGCTTCCATGAAGTGGGGCCACACCGAAGAGCAGAAGGCGCAGGACGCCTACGAGATGTTAACCGGCAACATCGTCATACCGTCCGAGTTCATCGTCCACCCGAAGTACGACTGGCTTGGCTGCTCTCCAGACGGCTTGGTCCAAGATGACGGGGGCACAGAGTCGAAGTGCCCTTTCAATGAAGCGATTCACGTCAGGACATGGCTCGAAGGCATGCCAGAGGAACACATGCCGCAGGTCCAGGGCTGCATGTTCGTTACGGGCCGAAAATGGTGGGACTTTCTGTCGTTCGATTCTCGCCAGGATGAAGAGTGTCAGCTCTACATCGAGACGATTCACCGCGACGAAGACTACATCGCAAACCTGCACATTGAACTGGTCCAGTTCAACCTGGAGCTGAATCGTATGGTTGATGAGGTCGCGGACAAAGCTCGTGCGCAAGCCCATCGTTTAGGAGCCTGATCATGATCAGCAACCACCTCAACATCATCAACGAGCGCCAACCAGTGGCCATGGAACTCGCCACCCAGGTCGCGCAGTTCCTGGCCATGGTCTTTATCCAGCGGGCGCCAGCCTCCGAACTTCCAACGGCCCGCGGTGAAATCCGAAACGTCGCAGCAGATTTCGCGGATCCGCGCCTTGGCCAAGAAACTGACCAGGGCCGAAATATGCGAGCAAGAAAGTATAACGATGGGGGTTCTTCGGGGCATTGCTGCGCGCTACGCCATTGAGTTCACCGCCGGC contains:
- a CDS encoding RecT family recombinase, producing MTDSDNQAQTGLATYHDPSHNAAALILDPGTMKSMSDLALMMSKGVTAVPKHLRGNQADCMAVVLQAMQWQMNPFAVAQKTFIVNGGALSYEAQLVNAVIIAKAPVKGRLNFEWFGAWENVIGKMREVTSRTKKDEDTGEFKKYRVPGWSFDDEKGLGIKVWATFKGEDEPRVLELLLTQVRTRNSTLWAEDPKQQIAYLVTKKWARLFCPDVILGVYTPDEFEDSYGGEIDITPAKQASNTAATAGVSFGPKSPSPEIDGVFADLLVVAKQQDIEAYATAWAGLKPKQRAAIGLECHEALKNMAATVDADFTDMNGTHDGLTQAGEAA
- a CDS encoding lambda exonuclease family protein, which encodes MRTELQGTEKWNADRSGRVTASRFKDVLAWGKPDKNGKREPMQARTSYMRELCFERLAKKSKHNVSSASMKWGHTEEQKAQDAYEMLTGNIVIPSEFIVHPKYDWLGCSPDGLVQDDGGTESKCPFNEAIHVRTWLEGMPEEHMPQVQGCMFVTGRKWWDFLSFDSRQDEECQLYIETIHRDEDYIANLHIELVQFNLELNRMVDEVADKARAQAHRLGA